The genome window CCTTCTTCCATAAAGCGTATCACACCTGTGTTGTCCCTTTTTATCCAGCAGAGCGCTAGTGCCCTTCTCGGTGGGCTGTAGTTGGGAGGTTGAGGCTTACGGGTTTGTTCTCTCCTGCAGATATTTGCTCTTCGTGCCGAACTTCTTGTTCGGCTCTGGGGTCTGCACCCCCTCCTTTGTGCAGATCTGCCTCACTCCTTCCCTTGCGGGAGCCCTCCCGTGTTCCTCCGTGCACGTTCTGGTGGAGGTAGGGCCTCCGACAGCCCTCCTGACGAGCTGTTGAAGATAATGAACTTCCTCTCCAGCTGTGTCCTGGAAACAAAGGGCTGTTGTGTTCGCTGTCCTTGCTGTGTGCAGGGGCCCTGCGAGaagaagcttttttccccttccctctatTCCAGCCAGCATCTGCATATTTGCTATTTTATTAGTAGATAGTTCTGAATAAAGTGCATCTTTGAGTGGCTTTCTGTCTGTAAAATCATTATCGCTCGTGGTATCTCGGGTGCAAGGGACTGACAAAACACTATTTCAAGAGACTATTCCGTGTACCCAGACAGTTACGAGATAATTAAAGTAAATGAGGAAAATGGGAACAAATTTCACTGTGCAAGTGAAATGATGCTTAAAACACTTGATCTGCAAATGTTGCTGATAGTTGTTTCAAGATGAAGTTCGCTTATTAAAATGACATCTAGTGCGATGTGCTTTTGAACCTGTTTTAATATAGGCTAAACTCAGTTGAGGCTGAATCCAGTAGACCCTCTTGCATGTCGTAGACCTGCTTGTGTGTCTTCATTCCTCACTGCCTGCTTTTCTGGTCCTGTGATGGGTAAAAGGTGCTTCTGTAGGCACCATGCCAAAACGCCCTAAGCATCTTAGGAAAGACCCTGCCGCCACTGTGTCCTAGCAAACTTTATAATTCAGGCCCTGAAAATCAAAGACAAATGTTCCGTTAActctttgcttctcttccagGCTGTATTTACCCAGTTAACGAGAGAAATTCTGCATAGGCATGCAGTGTTACATAGTAAGGCTTTTTTACATGCAACAAGCTGCTTGAACTCCTACTTGACAGTTCAAGGAGTGGCTCCTTCATCCCACGGGGAAGAGTAAGGTTTAAATAACACTTATTGATAACAGGAAGCAAATTAGGAGTTCTCAGTAAATCAATAATTTTATCTATATCCTACACAGGTTGTGGTACCAACCCTTCTCTCGCTTGTAAatgtttaatttgcttttagGTCATGCTTGTCAGTGAAAGGGCAATGTATCAGCAGATTtaagtgtgtgtatgtgtgcgcCTTTACTCCTTTTGCAGGATCTTAGAAATAACTGAAGGCTACCCaatcaatggaaaaaataaaaccctacCAGTATTTACGGGACAACCGTGAATGTGGCTGTCACAGCGAAAAAGCCATTCATGTTTATTTGCTGTCTAATAGCAACTGGGGAGAGGTTGGGCTAAACCAGCCCAAGAAACGTTGCAAAAATAGTTTGTGGCTGTAAGAGTCAGAGGTCTGTTCGGAAATAATAGGTAGAAGTTGTTACCGCTTTCTCTCGTGTGGCTTCCACAGATAAAAACAGCTGCTTCTGGTTTCACCCTACAGTTTCTTGAAACTCTCAAGCAGCTTAAAATAGATGGCTTTCTTGTGGCTTTCTAAACTTAGACGTCTTGCTAAACTCGCATGTGTTTCCTTTAAACAGgttgcaaaataaaagcactaAGGGCCAAGACAAATACTTACATTAAGACCCCTGTTCGTGGAGAAGAACCCATCTTCGTTGTCACTGGACGAAAAGAGGACGTAGCCATGGCCAAAAGGGAAattctctcagctgctgaacacTTCTCCATGATCAGAGCGTCGCGCAACAAGAACGGCCCTGCCCTGGGAGGCTTGCCGTGTACCCCCAACCTGCCGGGTCAGACGACAGTCCAAGTCAGGGTGCCTTACCGTGTAGTTGGGCTAGTGGTTGGACCGAAAGGAGCTACAATCAAAAGAATTCAGCAGCAGACCCACACCTACATAGTCACTCCCAGCAGAGACAAGGAGCCTGTCTTCGAAGTCACGGGAATGCCCGAAAACGTCGACCGCGCGCGCGAGGAGATCGAGATGCATATAGCCATGCGTACCGGCAACTACGTCGAGCTGAACGAAGAGAACGATTTCCATTACAACGGTACGGATGTGAGCTTTGAAGGAGGCACTCTCGGATCTGCGTGGCTCGCTTCTAATCCTGTCCCTCCTAGCCGCACCAGAATGATTTCTAATTATAGGAATGACAGCTCCAGCTCCTTGGGAAGCGGCTCCACAGATTCCTATTTTGGAAGCAATAGATTGGCTGACTTCAGCCCAACGAGTCCATTTAGCACAGGCAACTTCTGGTTTGGAGAAACGCTGCCTTCGGTGGGTACAGAAGACCTCGCCGTCGATTCTCCCGCGTATGACTCCTTACCGACGCCTTCCCAAACCATTTGGACCCCTTTTGAACCTGTAAACCCGCTCTCTGGCTTTGGTAGTGACCCTGCTAGTAACGCCAAGCCTCAGTGCCGAGGGAGCCAGCCATCTACTCCTCGCCTGTCGCCCACGTTTCCAGAAAGTCTGGATCACCCGCTGGCTAGGAGAGTGAGGAGCGACCCACCTAGCACCGGCCACCAAACGGGCCTTCCCATATACATCCCCGCTTTCTCCAATGGTACCAACAGTTATTCCTCTTCCAACGGCGGCTCCACGTCCAGCTCGCCCCCCGAGTCGAGGCGGAAGCACGACTGCGTGATCTGCTTCGAGAGCGAAGTCGTTGCGGCCCTGGTCCCCTGTGGCCACAACCTCTTCTGCATGGAGTGTGCCAACAAAATCTGTGAAAAGGAGACGCCATCGTGTCCCGTTTGCCAGACAGCTGTTACTCAGGCAATCCAAATTCACTCTTAAATATATATAGATACTATTATATATGGACTTTTTAAAACTCCTAAAGGCATGGGTGTAATGGTACCCTCTAGTAAACTTCCTAATGAATTCTGACTGTTGGGCTTTCTTGGGATTAGGCTGAAGTTGTTAATAAATTTCTACTTTCTCAAAAGGCTGCTACGGTAACACTACACCTAGGTGGTCTCTGTCCGGTTCAGCGTAAGCAGATGGCACGTCTTAGCGGAGATGCGTCTGCTGCCATGTTACGGCACAGCGAGGGTGAGCTTTCATCAGTTAcgcaactgaaagaaaaaaaaaaaagaacaaaacaaatttccCAGGCTTTCTAAAGGATCTCTGTTAAGCGTTTGGCTCctgtgtgctggcagcagcGAACCTCCGTCGCCTAAACGCAGAAGTACTCGTCTGCCGGGGAGGGTTTGTGGCATTACCGCTATATCAGACAACTTCCAATGCTGCCTTCTTTACACTGCCAGTTTTGAAAAACAGGTTtggggaaattattttttgctttctgtgacaACTTACGCCTAATTCTTCAGCATTGCAagtacccttttttttttaaagtacagtttGATTTATTGAAATGGATGATGTTGTTGGCAGGTTCAGATGATAAATtacgcggggcgggggggggagagggTGCCCGACGCACCTCTGTTGTGCCTGATCAAGGGCAGCACGTTCAGAGGATCAGGAACATCTCGATTTGCGAATTCGTACCCACTGCTTTTCTTAATGTAACGTGGGAAAAAGTCTGGCTGGCTTCATCCCGTTTCAGCGAGGGCTTTGGGGTGCACATACTTCGACTGATAGTGAGGATGCTGACATTCCGTTCGTTAGTCTGttcttaaattacatttttagagAGTATTTAGTTCAAAATGTGAAGCATTTTTATGTTCAGTCCATATTTGTCTtgcacatatataaatacatattttatttttagtaaggaaaaggaaaaaggg of Phalacrocorax aristotelis chromosome W, bGulAri2.1, whole genome shotgun sequence contains these proteins:
- the MEX3C gene encoding RNA-binding E3 ubiquitin-protein ligase MEX3C; this encodes MPSGSAAAASPAAEPAEPPRLPPHPPLLLLQQRLADLGLRDRGLPSSSGGGGAARRRAGLAPPPDPPGEPGPGGAEEEAAGDEGDLELEEELLAGEDEEEEEDPAALLLLSSPSSPSRPLPLLPALGSVLLSPSFDAREAAAAAGALCGAEDPQGMMAAMLSHAYGGGGGAAGLNGEQAALLRRKSVNTTECVPVPSSEHVAEIVGRQGCKIKALRAKTNTYIKTPVRGEEPIFVVTGRKEDVAMAKREILSAAEHFSMIRASRNKNGPALGGLPCTPNLPGQTTVQVRVPYRVVGLVVGPKGATIKRIQQQTHTYIVTPSRDKEPVFEVTGMPENVDRAREEIEMHIAMRTGNYVELNEENDFHYNGTDVSFEGGTLGSAWLASNPVPPSRTRMISNYRNDSSSSLGSGSTDSYFGSNRLADFSPTSPFSTGNFWFGETLPSVGTEDLAVDSPAYDSLPTPSQTIWTPFEPVNPLSGFGSDPASNAKPQCRGSQPSTPRLSPTFPESLDHPLARRVRSDPPSTGHQTGLPIYIPAFSNGTNSYSSSNGGSTSSSPPESRRKHDCVICFESEVVAALVPCGHNLFCMECANKICEKETPSCPVCQTAVTQAIQIHS